The Streptomyces durmitorensis genome contains the following window.
ACCAAAGTGACCCCGGGCCGAGGGGGCGGTAGTGGAAGAGTCGTATGCATGCAGGTGTGGCCAGGGCAGGCGTATCCACTCGGTGCCACGTACGACGGCGCCGGAACGAACTTCGCGGTCTTCTCCGAGACCGCCGACCGCATAGAGCTCTGTTTGTTGCACGACGACGGCTCGGAGACAGCCGTCGAGCTGCGGGAGTCCGACGCGTTCGTGCTGCACGCGTACCTGCCCGGCGTGATGCCGGGCCAGCGGTACGGCTTCCGTGTGCACGGTCCGTACGACCCCGCGCAGGGGCACCGCTGCAACTCGGCGAAGCTCCTGCTCGATCCGTACGCCCGCGCGGTCAGCGGCCGGATCGACTGGGGCGAGGAGGTGTACGGCTACCGCTTCGGCGCCCCGGACAAGCGCAACGACCTGGATTCGGCGCCGCACATGATGACCTCCGTGGTGGTCAATCCGTACTTCGACTGGGGCGACGACCGTCCGCCGCGCACCCCGTACAACGAAACCGTGCTCTACGAGGCCCATGTGAAGGGCCTGACCATGCAGCACCCCGATCTTCCCGAGGAGTTGCGCGGCACGTACGCGGCGCTCGCGCACCCGGCGGTCATCGATCACCTCTCCCAACTGGGGGTGACGGCTCTTGAGCTGATGCCGGTGCACCAGTTCGTGAACGACCACCGTCTGGTCGACATGGGCCTGAACAACTACTGGGGCTACAACACCATCGGTTTCTTCGCGCCCCACAACGCGTACGCCTCCTGGGGCGACCGGGGCGAGCAGGTCCTGGAGTTCAAGCAGGCGGTCAAGGCGCTGCACGAGGCGGGCATCGAGGTGATCCTCGACGTCGTCTACAACCACACGGCCGAGGGCAACCACTTGGGCCCGACGCTCTCCTACAAGGGCCTGGACAACGCCTCGTACTACCGCCTGACGGACGATCCCCGCTACTACATGGACACCACGGGGACCGGCAACTCGCTCCTGATGCGGTCGCCGCACGTCCTCCAGATGATCATGGACTCGCTGCGGCACTGGGTCACGGACATGCACGTGGACGGCTTCCGCTTCGACCTCGCGGCCACGCTCGCCCGGCAGTTCCACGAGGTGGACCGACTGTCGTCGTTCTTCGACCTCGTGCAGCAGGATCCGGTGGTGAGCCAGGTGAAGCTGATCGCCGAGCCGTGGGACGTCGGCGAGGGCGGCTATCAGGTCGGCAACTTCCCGCCGCTGTGGACCGAGTGGAACGGC
Protein-coding sequences here:
- the glgX gene encoding glycogen debranching protein GlgX, which produces MQVWPGQAYPLGATYDGAGTNFAVFSETADRIELCLLHDDGSETAVELRESDAFVLHAYLPGVMPGQRYGFRVHGPYDPAQGHRCNSAKLLLDPYARAVSGRIDWGEEVYGYRFGAPDKRNDLDSAPHMMTSVVVNPYFDWGDDRPPRTPYNETVLYEAHVKGLTMQHPDLPEELRGTYAALAHPAVIDHLSQLGVTALELMPVHQFVNDHRLVDMGLNNYWGYNTIGFFAPHNAYASWGDRGEQVLEFKQAVKALHEAGIEVILDVVYNHTAEGNHLGPTLSYKGLDNASYYRLTDDPRYYMDTTGTGNSLLMRSPHVLQMIMDSLRHWVTDMHVDGFRFDLAATLARQFHEVDRLSSFFDLVQQDPVVSQVKLIAEPWDVGEGGYQVGNFPPLWTEWNGMYRDTVRDMWRGEPRTLAEFASRLTGSSDLYQDDGRRPLASINFTTCHDGFTLHDLVSYNDKRNDANGEDNQDGESHNRSWNCGAEGETDDPDVLELRARQMRNFIATLMLSQGVPMLSHGDEFARTQGGNNNAYCQDNEIAWVRWPEGGSTQLEFTRAMAWLRRDHPVFRRRRFFHGRPVEGTHDELSDIAWFTPEGEEMTQEDWDASQARALTVFLNGNAISEPGTRGERIADDSFLLMFNASAEPLEFVIPVNHGRQWQVVVDTARAEGVPPDTGPKAGAGERLTLADRSLTVLQRPA